Sequence from the Gemmatimonadaceae bacterium genome:
CGAGATCGTAGAACAGGAATTTCTCCGGGAAGGTGAAATACTCCTGCAGCATCCGGTAGCCGACGAACGAGCGCCGCGGGTACGGCAGCATGCCGTCGTCGTCGCCGAAGCCCGCCGGCGTGAGCGCGTTCGCGGGCAGCGCGATGGCCCGTCCGCCGGCGGCCTTGCCCGCCGGATCGCGCGCCAGAATGCGCACGACGTTGTTGCCTAACAGCTCGTAGAGCGAATACACCGTCGACGAATCGCCGGCGAGGTGGAAGCGCAGTGTGTCGAGCGCGAGCTTGGAGAACGACACGTCGGGATAGCACGTGAGCTCGATGCGCAGCACCGCGATCGCATCCGGCGCCTTGAACGCGGGCCGCAGCCGGTCGGGCGTCGTCCACTGCACGGCGGAAATCTCGACCGGCCACAACATCGTGTCGTACGCCGTACGGAACTTGCAGGGCGTGCCGGCCACCGGTCGCGACAAGAGCTGCGATCCGCGCGGAATCCGGACGCCCGTCATCACCTTGCCCTGCTCCGGGTCGAGCTGGAACTCGACCAGCGTCATCGACGGAATCGGCCGGATGTAATGCGGATAGACGATGCTCAGCAGCGCATCGCTGATTTCGGAAAAGTCGTCGTCGAGCTTGAGATGGATGCGCGCGGCGAGAAACGCGAACGCTTCGATGATCCGTTCGACGTGCGGGTCCTCGCACTTGCTCGGCTCGATCTGGAGCCGGCCCGCGACCTTCGGGTACGTTTGCGCGAACTCGGCGCCCATGCGGCGCAGGAAGGTCAGCTCGCGCTCGTAGAGGTACAGGAGCGCGTCACGCACCGGAGTCTCCGGTCACCTGGTATTCGCCGCTCGACGCATCGAGCGTGGTATCGAACATCACCGGTTCCGGATTCGGATCCATGCGCAGCACCGCGTGGATCACGAAGTGCAGATCGCGGCGGGTGGCGTTGGCGGCCGGATCCTCGACCAGCGAGGCGCGGACGTTCGTTAGGCGCGGCTCGTACATCGAGATCGCATCTTCCACCAGGCGCAGCAGCCGCGTGCGCGAGTCGTGCGCGTCGCGGCTCATCGAGCTGATGTCCGGCAAGCCGTAGTTGTAGAGCGACGCCTTGAGCTCGGGCAGCGCGTCGGTGGCCGGCTTGGCCGTGCGGCGCGTGTTGAGGAGCGACTCCAGGTCGCGGCGCACGGAGCGCTTGAGCTCGCGCACCGATTGCGCCCAGGTGACGGCCGGCTCGCTGCGTTCCTGCGGCGAGAGGTCGATGAGCCGATCCAACAAGGATTGCTGGACCGTGCGTTCGAGCTCCGCTCGCGACGTCGACCGGCGGGGCGGCACCGGTCAGCCCTGCCCGAACCCGATGGCCTGCAGTGGATCGAGGCGCGCGATGCGCTGATAGAGGTCGTGACGCGTGCTGGAATCGCCGTCGAGTTTCTCGAGGCAGCGATACATGAGCGCCATGGGACGCGCCACGAGCTCGCCCGCTTCCCACTCATCGAGCTTGTGGGTTTCGATGTCGGCCATGAGCTCCTGGAGAATCGGCTGCGCCACCTGCACGAAGCCGGCATCGACCATGATGCGTGCGAGCTCGGCCTGGCGCAGAAAGCGTCCACGGCGCGTCTTTTCGCGGTCGAGCGCGCGCATGAGCAACTCGATGGCTTTCTCGGGGCGGCCGCCGCGCACTTCGGCGGCGGCGCGCTCGAGGCCGGCGCGTCCCTCGCGTTCGCGCGCCTCGCCGCTGACCAACGACGGCGACGCCACGGGCAGCTCCTCGCTTGCGTCGTCGTCGCCGATGATCTTCTCGTCGCGCAGCCACGTGAGCGTGGGGCCGGTGGCCGTGGGCATGTCGTCCATGAGCGCCATGGAGGGCAGCGACGGAATGGCGGCCAGGAGCGTGCGCAGCTCGCTCCGGATGGCCGACGCGACGATCGCGTAGTCTTCGCCTAACGCCTGGCACGCGGTGAGCGTGTAGCGCTGCAAGTCGAGCCAGCCGCGACCGACCGTCGTTCCCATCACCGTCTCGGACGTCTCGAGCAGCTGCTCCCACGCCGAGTCGAGCATGAGGCCGCGCAGCTGAGTGCGCACCTGTGTGGTGGGCGCCTCGAGCAGCTTGGGATCCGGGGTGCTGCCCGCCGCGCGCAGCTCGCCCCAGCGCAGCGCGCGGAGCATGAGATACGCCGCGGGACTCAACGGTTCGGTGCGGCGCAGGAAGCGCGCCGCCGAGATGACCCGCGAGGCGGCATCGTTGCGGTCGGCCGGCTCGGCGGAGAGCAGGCGCACGTCCGCCGCGCTGCCTAACGCAGCGCCCGCCGCGTCATCGGCCGCCGCGGCGACGGGCGCCGCCTGGACGGGATCCGGATCCTGCTCGAGCTTTTTCGCCAGCAGTTGGCCGACGACGCGCTGTTCTTCCTGCAGCACGTCGCGGAGCTTGAGAAAACTGGGCGCCGCGTCGCCGAACTTCTCGCGCGAGAGGTCGTCGAGCAACTGGAGCGACGCGAGCGACGCGTCCACGTCCGATGCGAGCTGCTTGATCCATACTTTCGGCGTCTCGGCGAACGCCTTGTCGAACTCTTCGATCGTCGGCTTCCTGGCCGCAATCGCTTCCTCGCGCCTGACGCGCTTGGCCGCATCGGCGTCGGCGTCCTGCTCCGTGCCGATGCTCCGCGCCTCGGCGTACTGGAAGTACGAATGGCCGGCGCGGTTGAGCGGGACCGACTTCACCGGCACCTCGAGCCTCAACCCGAGCCACTCGAGGGGCGCGGCGCGCATCTCCACGTCCCCGTCTTCGACCACGGGGTAGACGTGGTCCCAGAACCGGTCGATCAGGCCGCGCGTCACGTCGAGCGTCGCTCGGAACGAGCCGAAGCCTTCGCGGCGGAGCATCGCTTCGCCTAACCAGACGGCGAGCTGCAGGTCCTTGGTGCGCGTGGCCAGCGCCTCGCCGGCGAGTTTGATGACGAGCGGCCAGTCGGCGAGCTTGCGCGGGTGCTGCCACTCGCCTTGGGGCGCGTCGTCGTCCTCGCGGCGGGCTTCCTTGATCTTGTCGTAGATCGGATCGTAGCGCAGGTCCGCGCCCGCCGGGTTGTCTCCGGCGATCGGGTTCAGCAGATCATCGCGGAGCGGCATGGATTCGATCAGGACGTGGTCGCGGGGGCGGCCGCGGGCGCGATGTCGAGCTCGCGCACCTCGAGAATCGGGTACTCCTCGCCGTCGACCAACAGCATCTTCTGCCCAACGGGAATCGCCGTGCCATCCGGCAGCTCCCGCCATTCCGTGACCCGGCCTAACCGAACGTGGTCGTTGGGATCTTCCGCGCTCAGCGGCGTGAGCGCCGGCAGAATCACCTCGCCGAGATCCAGGCCCCTGAAGAGCGGACCCGTCTTGAGCACGGCCGGCGGCCACATCAGATCGCGCAGCCGCGTGGGCGGCGACATGCGCAGCGACGCGATGTGCGCCAGCGGCAACAGCGTGTACTGGCCGGCCGCAAAGACTTCGAGCCGTGGACCGATGCGTGGATCGCCGTCGACCAGCGACGAGAACGGCGTGCCGTTGATGGTCCCCGACACCTCCGCGGCCGCCGCCGCCACCGGCGGCACCGCGTTCTCCTTGAACATGCGGTCGCGCGTTAGGCATGCGTGCAGCGCGCTGCGGTACAGCAGCGCGCCCATGCCGGCCTGCGGGCCCGCCTGCGCGAGCACGTCGAGATGTTTCTCGGCGCGACCGTACTGGCCGGCAAAACAGAGCAACTCGAACAGAAACGTGCGCCGCTGGGTGTCGGTCGGGTTGTCCCGAACCTCGACACCCAGGGCGTCGATTGCCGCATCGAGCTGCCCCGCCTGAAAGAGCTCTCGCGCTTTCATGCGCCTTGCTCGATCCTCACGACTTCGCGTTCGTCTTGAGGTTCCATCCCGCGATGACCGGGGAACCCGGCGACCCATCTGCCTTCTGCGGCGTGTACGTCACGTTCACGGCGCCGAATGCCAACGACACCGATTCCGCAGGCGTGTCATCACCGCCGCTCGCGCCGGACCACTGGATGGATTCCACGAACACTTCCGTGAACTCGTACTTGAGATAGCTGAGCGACTTGTCGCCGCCGGCCTTGTTCAACGTCAACGTGGCCTTGCTGAAATGTTTCCCATCGCAGCACATCTGAAACATCTTCGGGCTCGCCTGATCGGTCTTCTTCATGAAGTTGAATCCGCTCAGCGACACCTTGCCCGCTCCGGCACCCTGACCGCTGGTTCCGATGCTCGTCGGATTGGAAGCGCCCATGCTGAAGGAGTAGATCTCGATCCACCCTTCGAACCCGCTGCGCACGGACTCGCCGGGGACCCCGTCGAGCTTGAGAAATGCATCGAACGCCATGTCGTACTCCTCCTAAAAATGATGTTCTGGCTATGGGACCTTCGGTTGTCGACCAACGGTGCTACTTCGCGGGTGCCGGCAGCTCCGCGACCAACCGCATCGAAACGCTCAACTCGTCCAACTGGAAATGCGGCCGGAGGAACGCGACCGCGCGGTACGCACCCGGCTTCCCGGGGACTTCCTGCACTTCGACGTTCGCTTCCTTGAGCGGCCGCTTGGCTTTCACCGACAGCGGCGCGTCATCGTTGCCCACCACGTAGTTCGCGATCCACGTGTTGAGGAACGACTGCGCTTCGCTCTTCGACATGTACCCGCCGATCTTGTCGCGCATCATCGCCTTCAGATAGTGCGCGAAGCGCGACACCGCGAAGATGTACGGCAGCTGCGCCGAGATGCGCGCGTTTGCCGTGGCCGCATCGCTCGTGTAGAGCTTGGGCTTCTGCGCCGACTGCACGCTGAAGAAGCACGCATTTGACGACCCCTTCTGGTGCACCAGCGGCGCGAAGCCCAGGTCGGCCAGCTCCTTCTCCCGGCGGTCGGTGACCGGCGTCTCCGTTGGGCACTTCATCGCGATGTCGCCCGAGTCGGTGCGGAAATTGTGCGTCGGCAGGCCTTCCACCATCCCGCCCGATTCCACGCCGCGAATGCACGCGCACCATCCGTACTGTGCGAACGCGTTGGTCACGCGCGCGCCTAACGCCCAGGCCGCGTTGCCCCACAGATACTTGTCGTGGTCGGTGCCATCCACGCGCTCGTCGTAGTTGAACGCGTCCACCGGAACCGTGTTGGGCCCGTAGGGCTCGCGCAGCAGCATGTGCGGCAGCGTGAGCGCGACGTACCGCGAATCTTCGCTGCCGCGGAACGCCTTCCAGCGCGCGTATTCGGTGGTGTCGAACACCTTGGCGAGATCGCGCGGCGAATCGAGCTGCGTGAAGTTCTCCAGGTTGAGCATTTCCGGATCGGTGCCGGTGATGAACGGCGCGTGCGATGCCGCCGCCACCTGCGCGATCTTCTCGAGCAGCTCGATGTCCTGACCGGACTTGTTGAACTCGTAGTCGCCCACGAGCGCGCCGAACGGGGCGC
This genomic interval carries:
- the tssE gene encoding type VI secretion system baseplate subunit TssE, yielding MPPRRSTSRAELERTVQQSLLDRLIDLSPQERSEPAVTWAQSVRELKRSVRRDLESLLNTRRTAKPATDALPELKASLYNYGLPDISSMSRDAHDSRTRLLRLVEDAISMYEPRLTNVRASLVEDPAANATRRDLHFVIHAVLRMDPNPEPVMFDTTLDASSGEYQVTGDSGA
- the tssA gene encoding type VI secretion system protein TssA, with protein sequence MPLRDDLLNPIAGDNPAGADLRYDPIYDKIKEARREDDDAPQGEWQHPRKLADWPLVIKLAGEALATRTKDLQLAVWLGEAMLRREGFGSFRATLDVTRGLIDRFWDHVYPVVEDGDVEMRAAPLEWLGLRLEVPVKSVPLNRAGHSYFQYAEARSIGTEQDADADAAKRVRREEAIAARKPTIEEFDKAFAETPKVWIKQLASDVDASLASLQLLDDLSREKFGDAAPSFLKLRDVLQEEQRVVGQLLAKKLEQDPDPVQAAPVAAAADDAAGAALGSAADVRLLSAEPADRNDAASRVISAARFLRRTEPLSPAAYLMLRALRWGELRAAGSTPDPKLLEAPTTQVRTQLRGLMLDSAWEQLLETSETVMGTTVGRGWLDLQRYTLTACQALGEDYAIVASAIRSELRTLLAAIPSLPSMALMDDMPTATGPTLTWLRDEKIIGDDDASEELPVASPSLVSGEAREREGRAGLERAAAEVRGGRPEKAIELLMRALDREKTRRGRFLRQAELARIMVDAGFVQVAQPILQELMADIETHKLDEWEAGELVARPMALMYRCLEKLDGDSSTRHDLYQRIARLDPLQAIGFGQG
- a CDS encoding type VI secretion system accessory protein TagJ, with the protein product MKARELFQAGQLDAAIDALGVEVRDNPTDTQRRTFLFELLCFAGQYGRAEKHLDVLAQAGPQAGMGALLYRSALHACLTRDRMFKENAVPPVAAAAAEVSGTINGTPFSSLVDGDPRIGPRLEVFAAGQYTLLPLAHIASLRMSPPTRLRDLMWPPAVLKTGPLFRGLDLGEVILPALTPLSAEDPNDHVRLGRVTEWRELPDGTAIPVGQKMLLVDGEEYPILEVRELDIAPAAAPATTS
- a CDS encoding type VI secretion system tube protein Hcp — encoded protein: MAFDAFLKLDGVPGESVRSGFEGWIEIYSFSMGASNPTSIGTSGQGAGAGKVSLSGFNFMKKTDQASPKMFQMCCDGKHFSKATLTLNKAGGDKSLSYLKYEFTEVFVESIQWSGASGGDDTPAESVSLAFGAVNVTYTPQKADGSPGSPVIAGWNLKTNAKS
- the tssC gene encoding type VI secretion system contractile sheath large subunit; the encoded protein is MPEAKAVQATAAAEATELSLLDQIVEQGRMGKDSAAKERGKDMVKQFVSEVLAGQITVAKDTEVMINARIAQIDHLISLQLNEIMHAPEFQKLEGTWRGLRYMLGQSETSDMLKIKILNVGKKELLRDLQRAPEFDQSALFKKVYEEEYGVFGGAPFGALVGDYEFNKSGQDIELLEKIAQVAAASHAPFITGTDPEMLNLENFTQLDSPRDLAKVFDTTEYARWKAFRGSEDSRYVALTLPHMLLREPYGPNTVPVDAFNYDERVDGTDHDKYLWGNAAWALGARVTNAFAQYGWCACIRGVESGGMVEGLPTHNFRTDSGDIAMKCPTETPVTDRREKELADLGFAPLVHQKGSSNACFFSVQSAQKPKLYTSDAATANARISAQLPYIFAVSRFAHYLKAMMRDKIGGYMSKSEAQSFLNTWIANYVVGNDDAPLSVKAKRPLKEANVEVQEVPGKPGAYRAVAFLRPHFQLDELSVSMRLVAELPAPAK